The following is a genomic window from Methanoplanus sp. FWC-SCC4.
AGCACTAAATTCTTTTTCAAAAAAACACGGGCTTTTGATAAGAATGACAAACGAAGTTGTCCCATATGACCAGACAAACCTCTCAGAATGGGAGAATAAAAAAACACAACAAAAGAAAATTTACAGAACACTTGGACAAAACCGGATCGACCGGTGGTAAATATCACCTGATTATTAAAAATCAGGAAGAATATCCCTAAAAAATTAAAAATGGCCCTGATAATAAATATTTTTTAAATTCAGAATTATTTTTTATTTAAACGCCATTTACCCGGCGGAACCGTTATTTCAAACCTGGCACCGACACCTTTAGTACCGGTTTCGACAATTAAAAACCCGTTTATTGCCAGAATTTCCCTTATTAGAAATAGTCCGTAGCCTGTATTTGAACCAAACCCTTTCAGAAAAATCTTTTCCTTAATACAATCAGAAATCCCTGCACCGTCATCTTCAAAAATAATTAATCCGTTATCTCCCGACTCTTTAAAAGAAACCCCGATTGAATTAATGTCAACCCCGTGTCTTATGCTGTTGTCAAAAAGATTTGAAAAAACAAGCAGGAGCATCGGGTCGGCAAACACCAGATAATCATCGCAACAGTTCCTGAATGTGATCCCTTCAGCCAAGACACCCAAAGATGCCTGCCTGACACAATTATTCAGATCCTGCCAGGAAGGAGACTCCAATCCGAGATTTTCATAATTTTTTGTGAAGTTTATCTGGGCACGAATCATATCAGTGCATTTATCGATTTTATTTAAGACCTGACATGCTTTTGAATTATCCTTAATTTGTTCAAGAATAAGTTCATTATACAGTTTAATAGCAGTAATCTGATTCAATATATCATGCCTTGTAATGCCGGAGAGAATTTTGAGTTTATTATTTGCACGAAAAAGAGCATCCTGTGAATTTTTTATATCAGATATATCATTGATTATTAGAATAAAACATATTATTTTACCGTTTCTTGATATGGGAATAAGTCTGACATCAAGATCAATTGTTCCTTTTTTTTCAGAAGTAAACCCCCATACTTCTTTTAAAAGATCAAAATTATACTTTATCTCAGAGGATAACGCAACACCCTCTCTTATTGCCATTTTAATATTCGCAGGAATGTTAGGATCAGAAAATAAACCTGATTCATTAATGATGTCGCAATATTCGGTTCCGAATAACTGTTTTATTCTATCATTACTTTCAAAAATATTGCCATTTTCATCGAAAATAACTATTGCCTGTGCCGACTGATTGAATATCTCACTGTACTTAATCTCCCTTTCAAACAGTTTTTCTTCGGCAATCTTTTGTTTGGTCAGGTTTTCAACCATCGCCACGATATACTTTGGTTTTTTATCTCCTTCCCTTATTGCAAATACCGAAATATTCACCCAGACATCAGAACCATCTTTGTGAATATAACGCTTTTTTAATGAATAATTATTGATCTTTCCTGAAATCAGTTTATTATATAATTCAACATCAGCACTCATATCATCAGGATGGGTTATGTCAACGAAATTTTTCATAATCAGCTCTTCTGAACTCATTCCAAGAATCCTGCAGATTTCGTCATTTACGCTGATGAACCGGCCCTCTTCATTTGTCAGGTTCATACCAATAGGAACATATTTAAAAACAGACGTGAAGAGCATTTCACTCTCCTTTAAGGATTTTTCTGCCTCATTAATCTCAGCCATACCTGTAAAACTCTCAGGAAGGCAATTATTTCGGTTTAATTCCGGTTTACAGACCGTTTTCAAAACAGGAACCTCATCACCGGATTCATCAAAAACAAACCTTTCAGAATCCTCTTTTTTGGCCGTTTCGATCTCAATGGATTTTTTTATGCTGAAATAAAGTTGTGCATACATCCCTTCTTCATCACAGCCTCCCTGAATAAAAAAATCAGCTCCACTTTTGACGGCTTCGTTTAAAATATCCTTCCCGCCACTTTTTGAAAATAAAATAACAGGAGCAAAGAACCCGTTTTGGCGTATTTTCTTTACAAACCCGGGATCATAATTCCCGCCCTTTTCATATCCGAATATAATGGCATCATAAACGGACTCCGTTTTGTCGGCAATAATGTCAGGGGAACAGTAAGCTGAATCTGAATATATGCCATAAATATTCTCAAGATAATTTCTGGCAGAGCTAAAAAAAGGATCATCAGATCCCGTGAATAAAACAACAGGAACGTATTTTTTCAGACTAACAACACTCCCCCCCAAATGATATGTTTGTATATATTCTTACATATGATAAAAATATATTTGAAATAAAATTTCCAAAATCAACAATATGATCAAAAATTTATTCCACAAATAATTTATTTAGAAATTATATTCAAATTAATGACGAGATATTGAATAAACAACATCTGCCCACAAATCTAAAAATATATCGTCAGAACAAAAAAGAAATTAAAAATTATTATTAGATTAGATCCTCAGCTTATTCCACAAGATTCTTCAAAAACAACTCGTGAAGCCTCGTATCCCCGGTAAGTTCGGGATGAAAGGACAAAACCATATGTTTTCCCTGTGTCAGAGCAACTATCCCGGAATCTAATTTACAAAGAACAAAAACATCTTTCCCGGCAGATACTGCAACCGGCGCCCTTATAAAAACTGCATCATAAGGAGCAGAAAGCCCCCTTATCTCAAGAGGCATCTGAAAGGAATCACGCTGTCTTCCAAACGCATTTCTGTCAACCGAAATATCAATAATACCTAAGGGTTTTACCCTTTTGTCATCAGCTTCTGATGAAAGAATTACCATACCGGCACAGGTTGCAAAAAAGCCCCCTTTGAAATTTACAAGGGCGTCCCTCATGCCGTTCTTATCAATAAGGCGTGATATGGTGGTCGACTCACCTCCGGGTATAGCAATTGCATCACAAACGGGGATTTCATCAGAGTTTCTAAGTTCAAAAACTGATGAATCTGCCGTTTTTAGTCCAGCCGACAAAAGAGCCCTCTCAAACGCCAGGATGTGTTCGGAAACATCACCCTGAAGCGCCAGAACACCTATTTTAATTCCCACGGGTCGAGAGCACCTCTTCTTCCTTTAAACCGTGTACATCAAGACCGGGCATTGCCTCTCCAAGATTTTTGCTGACCTTTGCAATCACTGAAGCATCATTGAAGTTGTTTACAGCCTCTACAATTGCAAGAGCCATAACCTCAGGATTTGAAGACTTAAAAATTCCCGACCCGACGAAAACACCGTCACATCCAAGCTGCATCATCATCGCTGCATCTGAAGGTGTTGCAATACCTCCCGCAGAGAAATTTACAACAGGAAGACGTCCCATCTTCGCACACTCAAGGACAATATCAACCGGTGCTTCAATCTTTCTTGCATACGCTGCAACTTCCTGCTCGTCCATTCCTTTCAGAAGTCTGATCTCACCGGTAATTGATCTCATGTGGCGGACAGCCTCGACAACATTTCCTGTTCCTGCCTCACCCTTTGTTCTGATCATGGCAGCTCCTTCATTGATACGTCTGCATGCCTCTCCGAGATTTCTTGCACCACATACGAAAGGAACAGTGAACTGTGTCTTATCAATATGATACTGCTCATCTGCCGGAGTTAAAACCTCACTCTCGTCTATCATATCAACACCGACAGCCTCTAAAACCTGAGCCTCAACAAAATGACCGATCCTTGCCTTCCCCATAACAGGAATTGAAACAGCATCAATAATCTCTTCTACCTTTGCAACATCAGCCATCCTTGCAACGCCGCCTGCCTTTCTGATATCTGCAGGTACACGCTCAAGAGCCATTACAGCAACAGCACCTGCTGACTCGGCAATAACAGCCTGTTCTGCGTTTACAACATCCATGATTACACCGCCTTTCTGCATGGATGCAAAACCTCTCTTTATA
Proteins encoded in this region:
- a CDS encoding PAS domain S-box protein, with protein sequence MGGSVVSLKKYVPVVLFTGSDDPFFSSARNYLENIYGIYSDSAYCSPDIIADKTESVYDAIIFGYEKGGNYDPGFVKKIRQNGFFAPVILFSKSGGKDILNEAVKSGADFFIQGGCDEEGMYAQLYFSIKKSIEIETAKKEDSERFVFDESGDEVPVLKTVCKPELNRNNCLPESFTGMAEINEAEKSLKESEMLFTSVFKYVPIGMNLTNEEGRFISVNDEICRILGMSSEELIMKNFVDITHPDDMSADVELYNKLISGKINNYSLKKRYIHKDGSDVWVNISVFAIREGDKKPKYIVAMVENLTKQKIAEEKLFEREIKYSEIFNQSAQAIVIFDENGNIFESNDRIKQLFGTEYCDIINESGLFSDPNIPANIKMAIREGVALSSEIKYNFDLLKEVWGFTSEKKGTIDLDVRLIPISRNGKIICFILIINDISDIKNSQDALFRANNKLKILSGITRHDILNQITAIKLYNELILEQIKDNSKACQVLNKIDKCTDMIRAQINFTKNYENLGLESPSWQDLNNCVRQASLGVLAEGITFRNCCDDYLVFADPMLLLVFSNLFDNSIRHGVDINSIGVSFKESGDNGLIIFEDDGAGISDCIKEKIFLKGFGSNTGYGLFLIREILAINGFLIVETGTKGVGARFEITVPPGKWRLNKK
- the pdxT gene encoding pyridoxal 5'-phosphate synthase glutaminase subunit PdxT — translated: MGIKIGVLALQGDVSEHILAFERALLSAGLKTADSSVFELRNSDEIPVCDAIAIPGGESTTISRLIDKNGMRDALVNFKGGFFATCAGMVILSSEADDKRVKPLGIIDISVDRNAFGRQRDSFQMPLEIRGLSAPYDAVFIRAPVAVSAGKDVFVLCKLDSGIVALTQGKHMVLSFHPELTGDTRLHELFLKNLVE
- the pdxS gene encoding pyridoxal 5'-phosphate synthase lyase subunit PdxS, which gives rise to MNFEELRHGTELIKRGFASMQKGGVIMDVVNAEQAVIAESAGAVAVMALERVPADIRKAGGVARMADVAKVEEIIDAVSIPVMGKARIGHFVEAQVLEAVGVDMIDESEVLTPADEQYHIDKTQFTVPFVCGARNLGEACRRINEGAAMIRTKGEAGTGNVVEAVRHMRSITGEIRLLKGMDEQEVAAYARKIEAPVDIVLECAKMGRLPVVNFSAGGIATPSDAAMMMQLGCDGVFVGSGIFKSSNPEVMALAIVEAVNNFNDASVIAKVSKNLGEAMPGLDVHGLKEEEVLSTRGN